In Arthrobacter alpinus, a single window of DNA contains:
- a CDS encoding Gfo/Idh/MocA family protein — MSNKVRLGIIGLGQQGGAYAKFITDGMVPNMVIGAITDTDPAKRELASETYPDVKVYDDYLTMLDSGDVDAVVTCVPHYLHPEMGIATLKRGIHALVEKPAGVYTKQVKELNEFAASKPELSFAIMFNQRNNPLYQRLKEIVDNGEIGNILRTNWIITNWWRPQGYYNSSEWRATWGGEGGGVLVNQAPHQLDLWQWICGVPKSVFAKVSYGFRRDIAVEDEVTALVDYGNGATGTFVTATHDMIGTDRFEILGDQGKIVVEGSKTATVTRLKKKEREISESMGMEDVRRLFMGQLDMDEFRSTEIVEFESVWGAQHAGVLENFAANILDGTPLLAPGSDGINGVRLANAIHLSSWKGEEVGLDFDEDEFLGLLNDRIREEGKYSERA, encoded by the coding sequence GGCGCCATCACTGACACAGACCCGGCCAAGCGTGAACTCGCATCAGAAACTTACCCGGACGTCAAGGTCTATGACGACTACCTGACCATGCTGGACAGCGGCGACGTTGACGCCGTCGTCACCTGTGTGCCGCACTACCTGCACCCCGAGATGGGCATTGCCACGCTCAAGCGTGGCATCCACGCCCTCGTGGAAAAGCCGGCCGGCGTTTACACCAAGCAGGTCAAGGAACTCAACGAGTTTGCCGCAAGCAAGCCGGAGCTCTCCTTTGCCATCATGTTCAACCAGCGCAACAACCCGCTGTACCAGCGCCTGAAGGAAATCGTCGACAACGGCGAGATCGGCAACATCTTGCGCACCAACTGGATCATCACCAACTGGTGGCGTCCCCAGGGCTACTACAACTCCAGCGAATGGCGCGCAACCTGGGGCGGCGAGGGCGGTGGCGTCCTGGTCAACCAGGCTCCGCACCAGTTGGATTTGTGGCAGTGGATCTGCGGCGTGCCGAAGTCCGTCTTCGCCAAGGTCTCCTACGGGTTCCGCCGCGACATTGCGGTTGAAGATGAGGTCACCGCGTTGGTTGACTACGGCAATGGCGCAACGGGAACTTTCGTCACAGCCACGCATGACATGATCGGCACCGACCGCTTCGAAATCCTGGGAGATCAGGGAAAGATCGTTGTGGAAGGCAGCAAGACCGCCACAGTGACGCGCCTGAAGAAGAAGGAACGCGAGATCAGCGAAAGCATGGGCATGGAGGATGTCCGCAGGCTGTTCATGGGCCAGCTGGACATGGATGAGTTCCGGTCCACCGAGATTGTCGAGTTTGAGTCGGTCTGGGGTGCCCAACACGCAGGGGTTTTGGAAAACTTCGCCGCCAACATCCTCGATGGCACACCGCTGCTGGCGCCCGGATCCGATGGCATCAACGGCGTCCGCTTGGCCAACGCCATCCACCTCTCCAGCTGGAAGGGCGAAGAAGTGGGCCTGGACTTTGACGAAGACGAGTTCCTGGGCCTGCTCAATGACCGCATTCGTGAAGAGGGCAAGTACTCAGAACGTGCCTAA
- a CDS encoding LacI family DNA-binding transcriptional regulator, translating into MTDIDQTGDTPRSAVPTPKTGKSSPTIYDIAELAGVNPSTVSRALSKPGRVSPKTAQKIMVAAEQLNYQVNVFARALPTGRTQTIGLIVSDITNPAFFDVIRGAEAAASARDYTLMLAESTESADLELTAARRMLATVDGLILASPRLSDEEIASLAAKKPVVVINRTVDGVPSVIADSDSGVSDAVRHLADMGHTEISYVAGPERSWMSARRWESIKARCDWHGITAAVVASSQPTVDGGRRTAATVRAGTATAVICYNDLMAIGLMRELQAAGLAIPQDLSIMGFDNIFGSDFTTPPLSTIKSPLSELGAAALQRVLDAVDHADAAPTLPALPTELVLRGSTGRVKGS; encoded by the coding sequence TTGACTGACATAGACCAGACCGGAGACACGCCTCGGAGCGCTGTGCCCACCCCAAAAACGGGCAAATCCTCGCCCACCATCTATGACATTGCCGAGCTGGCCGGGGTCAACCCGTCCACCGTGTCCCGCGCACTGAGCAAACCCGGACGGGTCAGTCCCAAGACGGCCCAAAAGATCATGGTTGCCGCCGAGCAGCTGAACTATCAAGTCAACGTTTTCGCCCGGGCGCTGCCCACCGGCCGCACCCAGACCATCGGTCTGATCGTCTCTGACATCACCAACCCTGCCTTCTTCGACGTCATCCGTGGAGCTGAAGCTGCCGCTTCAGCAAGGGACTACACCCTGATGCTGGCCGAATCCACGGAGTCCGCTGATCTGGAACTGACCGCTGCGCGCCGCATGCTCGCCACTGTGGACGGTCTGATCCTCGCGAGCCCGCGTCTTTCCGATGAGGAAATTGCTTCATTGGCGGCAAAAAAGCCGGTGGTGGTCATCAACCGCACTGTTGACGGCGTACCCAGCGTCATTGCAGATTCGGATTCCGGGGTGAGCGACGCTGTTCGGCACTTGGCCGACATGGGGCATACGGAAATCTCCTACGTGGCTGGACCGGAACGGTCCTGGATGTCTGCTCGACGGTGGGAGAGCATCAAGGCGCGATGTGACTGGCATGGCATCACGGCCGCAGTGGTGGCTTCCAGCCAGCCAACGGTCGACGGCGGACGGCGTACCGCTGCGACGGTGCGGGCTGGCACGGCCACGGCCGTGATTTGCTACAACGATCTCATGGCCATTGGTCTCATGCGGGAGCTTCAGGCGGCCGGCCTTGCGATTCCCCAGGACCTGAGCATCATGGGCTTCGACAATATTTTCGGCTCCGATTTCACGACCCCGCCACTGTCCACCATCAAGTCGCCGCTCAGTGAGCTGGGCGCGGCGGCCCTCCAACGCGTCTTGGATGCGGTGGATCACGCAGACGCGGCGCCAACGCTTCCGGCCCTTCCAACGGAGCTGGTTTTGCGGGGTTCCACTGGACGTGTCAAGGGCTCCTGA
- the uxaC gene encoding glucuronate isomerase, with amino-acid sequence MSHFPSSTEPISEAPAATSLSPAADPNRLLPADPRTRSIARDLLAQVENLPIISPHGHVEASMLQLDTPFPDPATLLVSPDHYVTRLIHASGVPLERLRMGGTTAVEPRETWREFAKAWPLFDGTASGYWMRDSFQHVFGLSREVNEENADALFDELDAKLRSPEFLPRQLFKDFNIEVLATTDDPLDDLAAHAAIAKDPTFTGRVLPTFRPDAYIKFAAVGWAERVEKLIAVAGDGLTGYAGYIRALENRRQYFVEHGAVSADHGVRTALTLRLDGSAAEALFEKARRGEATAQDADVFEAHMTYQMARMSVADGLVMTIHPGVFRNHHTASFNKFGADTGHDIPFGVSYTEALRPMLEDFGTAPGFHFIPFTIDETAFSREIAPLAGFYPSVFIGAPWWFLDAPDAMLRFRSAVTETAGFSRSSGFIDDTRAFCSIPARHNTSRRIEAAFLARLVAESRVSEARAHEIIVDIVDAAPRRAFKL; translated from the coding sequence ATGTCACATTTCCCTTCATCAACAGAGCCCATTTCCGAGGCGCCTGCCGCGACATCGTTGTCGCCGGCCGCTGATCCCAACCGGCTGCTGCCCGCGGACCCTCGCACCCGATCCATTGCTCGGGACTTGCTGGCCCAGGTGGAAAACCTGCCGATCATTTCTCCGCACGGACACGTTGAGGCGTCCATGCTCCAGCTGGACACCCCGTTCCCTGACCCGGCAACGCTGCTGGTCAGCCCGGATCACTATGTCACCCGGCTGATCCACGCCAGCGGTGTGCCCCTGGAGCGCCTGCGCATGGGCGGCACCACGGCCGTTGAGCCGCGTGAGACATGGCGCGAATTCGCGAAGGCCTGGCCGCTCTTTGACGGCACGGCCTCCGGTTATTGGATGCGAGATTCCTTCCAGCATGTCTTCGGCCTGTCCAGGGAAGTCAACGAGGAGAACGCGGATGCACTCTTTGATGAGCTTGACGCAAAGCTGAGGAGCCCCGAGTTCCTTCCGCGTCAGCTGTTCAAGGACTTCAATATTGAGGTTCTCGCAACGACTGACGACCCGCTCGATGATTTGGCCGCTCACGCAGCAATCGCCAAGGACCCCACGTTCACTGGCCGCGTGTTGCCCACCTTCCGACCCGACGCGTACATCAAGTTCGCTGCCGTCGGTTGGGCCGAGCGGGTGGAGAAGCTCATTGCTGTTGCCGGCGACGGGCTCACGGGCTACGCCGGATACATCCGCGCACTGGAAAACCGACGCCAGTACTTTGTGGAACACGGAGCCGTCTCAGCCGATCACGGCGTCCGCACGGCGCTGACTTTGCGGCTGGATGGCAGCGCTGCCGAGGCCTTGTTTGAGAAGGCCCGCCGCGGCGAGGCAACGGCGCAGGACGCCGATGTGTTCGAGGCGCACATGACCTACCAGATGGCCCGCATGTCGGTGGCCGACGGTTTGGTCATGACCATCCACCCTGGTGTATTCCGCAACCACCACACGGCCTCGTTCAACAAGTTTGGCGCCGACACGGGCCACGACATCCCGTTTGGCGTCAGCTACACCGAAGCATTGCGTCCCATGCTGGAGGACTTCGGCACGGCACCAGGCTTCCACTTCATTCCTTTCACGATTGACGAGACCGCCTTCTCTCGCGAAATTGCGCCCCTGGCCGGGTTCTACCCTTCAGTCTTCATCGGCGCCCCGTGGTGGTTCCTCGACGCGCCCGACGCCATGCTGCGCTTCCGCAGCGCCGTCACCGAGACCGCAGGTTTCTCGCGTTCATCGGGGTTCATCGATGACACCCGGGCCTTCTGCTCCATTCCAGCCCGCCACAACACCTCGCGCCGCATCGAGGCTGCGTTCCTGGCCCGCCTCGTGGCCGAAAGCCGCGTCAGCGAGGCCCGCGCGCACGAGATCATCGTTGACATTGTTGACGCGGCACCCCGTCGCGCCTTCAAGTTGTGA